The proteins below are encoded in one region of Candidatus Alcyoniella australis:
- a CDS encoding carbamoyltransferase, whose amino-acid sequence MNILGISAFYHDSAAALLQDGRIVAAAQEERFSRLKHDPGYPANAIEYCLKTAGIGPHDLDAVAFYDKPFIKFERILKSYLAYAPRGLRSFMMAIPMWLKHKLMVPEMIRRELDDYQGPIYMPEHHESHAASAFFPSPYPEAAIITLDGVGEWTTTSIGSGSGNELRIDQEIRFPHSLGLLYSAFTYYCGFKVNFGEYKLMGLAPYGEPKYVDLILENLIDLRDDGSFKLDMRYFDYVAGLRMTSRRFHKLLGRPPRKGESKIDTFYMDVARSIQEVTETAMLHIARHTHQRTGLSKLCLAGGVALNCVGNGRLLREGPFDEVWIQPAAGDAGGALGAALFVWHVLQGQPRQVDGKSDLQHASYLGPGFEPDEIKGQLDERGAVYTLLDQGQIPGRVAELIADNKVVGWFQGRTEFGPRALGSRSIIGDARSRDMQTVMNLKIKFRESFRPFAPTVLADKVADWFDFDGESPYMLMVADVKADKLRELSDEDQAAQGLDKLRVIRSEVPAITHVNNSARLQTVSREDNPLYYEMIKAFDDLTGCPVIINTSFNVRGEPIVCSPDDAFVCFMRTDMDYLAVGPYLLDKTVQKPWKEQRDWRETYELD is encoded by the coding sequence ATGAATATCCTGGGAATCAGCGCCTTTTACCACGACTCCGCGGCCGCGTTGTTGCAAGACGGCCGGATCGTCGCCGCGGCCCAGGAGGAGCGGTTCTCGCGGCTTAAGCACGACCCGGGCTATCCGGCGAATGCCATCGAATATTGCCTGAAAACAGCGGGCATCGGGCCGCACGATCTGGACGCGGTGGCGTTCTACGACAAACCGTTTATCAAGTTCGAGCGGATCTTGAAAAGCTATCTGGCCTACGCGCCGCGCGGCCTGCGCAGCTTCATGATGGCGATCCCAATGTGGCTCAAGCACAAGCTGATGGTGCCCGAGATGATCCGCCGCGAGCTCGACGATTATCAGGGCCCGATCTACATGCCCGAGCATCACGAGAGCCACGCGGCCTCAGCGTTCTTCCCCAGCCCCTATCCCGAGGCGGCGATCATCACCCTGGACGGCGTGGGCGAGTGGACCACCACCTCCATCGGCAGCGGCTCGGGCAACGAGCTGCGCATCGACCAGGAGATCCGCTTCCCGCACTCCCTGGGGCTGCTCTACTCGGCGTTCACCTACTACTGCGGGTTCAAGGTCAACTTCGGCGAGTACAAGCTGATGGGTCTGGCGCCCTACGGCGAGCCCAAGTACGTGGACCTGATCCTCGAGAACCTGATCGACCTGCGCGACGACGGCTCGTTCAAGCTCGACATGCGCTACTTCGACTACGTGGCCGGCCTGCGCATGACCAGCAGACGTTTCCACAAGCTGTTGGGCAGGCCGCCGCGCAAAGGCGAATCCAAGATCGACACGTTCTACATGGATGTTGCGCGTTCGATCCAGGAGGTCACCGAAACCGCGATGCTGCACATTGCGCGGCACACCCACCAGCGCACCGGCCTAAGCAAGCTGTGCCTGGCCGGCGGCGTGGCGCTCAACTGCGTGGGCAACGGCAGACTACTGCGCGAAGGTCCGTTCGACGAGGTCTGGATCCAACCCGCGGCAGGCGACGCCGGAGGCGCGCTGGGCGCGGCGCTGTTCGTCTGGCACGTGCTCCAGGGCCAGCCACGACAGGTCGACGGCAAGTCCGACCTGCAGCACGCCAGCTACCTGGGACCAGGCTTTGAACCCGACGAGATCAAGGGCCAACTCGACGAGCGCGGCGCGGTCTACACGCTGCTCGACCAGGGGCAAATTCCCGGGCGGGTGGCCGAGCTGATCGCCGACAACAAGGTGGTCGGCTGGTTCCAGGGCCGCACCGAGTTCGGGCCGCGGGCTCTGGGCTCACGCTCGATCATCGGCGACGCGCGCAGCCGCGACATGCAGACCGTGATGAATCTCAAAATCAAATTTCGCGAGAGCTTCCGGCCCTTTGCGCCCACCGTGCTGGCCGATAAGGTCGCCGATTGGTTCGATTTCGACGGCGAGAGCCCCTATATGCTGATGGTCGCCGACGTTAAGGCCGACAAGCTGCGCGAGCTATCCGACGAGGATCAAGCTGCCCAAGGTCTTGATAAACTACGGGTTATCCGCAGCGAGGTGCCGGCGATCACCCACGTCAACAACTCGGCGCGACTCCAGACCGTATCGCGCGAAGACAACCCGCTGTACTACGAAATGATCAAGGCTTTCGACGACTTGACCGGCTGCCCGGTGATCATCAACACCAGCTTCAACGTGCGCGGCGAGCCCATCGTCTGTTCGCCGGACGACGCCTTTGTCTGCTTTATGCGCACTGACATGGACTACCTGGCGGTCGGGCCCTATCTACTGGATAAGACGGTGCAAAAGCCTTGGAAAGAACAACGCGACTGGCGCGAAACCTATGAGCTGGATTGA
- a CDS encoding SGNH/GDSL hydrolase family protein, with translation MIQLLLIVTAALLLEALLISIIAKSRYLTCLLSGFAHALPAWLPLILLSADNPHRVPFVKLGLGFYAVFRVGFVLKRLGILRLSSRGGAPLAILGLVLSTWSVALILPWCSTRGFPALLLLIMGLVLAWPGRADGPSLLRRLGWAFLPAALVFSWWTFDGPGFERAIPWWLLPLGLSGPVLVGYQILDSDLLVRRPNSSLFFIALAFLVLADGMLEQSGLASHLRPMDLGDPSPVATAYIWVPPRNQAELNSMTLGRDLPFEWPRSIPNAKRPGEYRIFAAGGSATAMVYVEQQNRWPEQLGKDLGRCGSSASQVINVGIDAWGSFRILLMLRTVLVHFEPDMLLLYIGVNDSNRHEYVYRELWDEENWRWKYSLFNDPEGTLAASALAQGLCRIVEGVHIRREKPIEQQQSDMTLLLEANLRDIKKLCDRHGIRMVIVSEAFTPSKGRNLIYERLADFAEANEVSFFDMHAWFASRGQQLFEDCFIDNVHPNEHGGRLMAQIISNFLVQNRLVPLDQESGRR, from the coding sequence GCAGCCCTGTTGCTCGAGGCGTTGTTGATCTCGATCATCGCTAAAAGCCGCTACCTTACATGTTTGCTCAGCGGCTTTGCGCACGCCCTTCCAGCCTGGCTGCCGCTGATATTGCTCAGTGCGGACAATCCGCACCGTGTTCCCTTCGTGAAACTGGGGCTGGGATTTTATGCTGTTTTCAGGGTCGGCTTCGTGCTCAAGCGCTTGGGAATTCTACGGCTTAGCTCACGCGGCGGTGCTCCACTGGCCATCCTTGGCTTGGTCTTGAGCACATGGTCCGTGGCCTTGATTCTCCCTTGGTGCAGCACCCGCGGTTTTCCCGCCCTACTGCTGCTGATCATGGGGCTCGTTTTGGCCTGGCCCGGCAGGGCCGATGGACCATCGCTACTACGCCGCCTGGGTTGGGCGTTTCTACCTGCGGCGCTGGTCTTCAGTTGGTGGACGTTTGACGGCCCGGGGTTCGAACGCGCCATCCCCTGGTGGCTATTGCCCCTCGGGCTTTCGGGACCGGTCCTGGTCGGCTACCAGATCCTCGACAGTGACCTTCTGGTGCGACGGCCCAACAGCAGCCTTTTTTTCATCGCCCTGGCCTTTCTGGTGCTTGCCGACGGCATGCTCGAACAAAGTGGACTGGCCTCGCACCTGCGACCGATGGACCTGGGCGATCCCAGTCCGGTGGCCACCGCTTACATCTGGGTTCCGCCACGAAACCAGGCTGAGCTTAATTCAATGACTCTGGGCCGCGACCTTCCCTTCGAGTGGCCAAGGTCCATTCCCAACGCCAAAAGGCCTGGCGAATACCGCATTTTCGCGGCTGGCGGCTCGGCAACGGCAATGGTCTACGTCGAGCAACAGAACCGATGGCCCGAGCAGCTGGGAAAGGACCTCGGACGATGCGGCTCGTCCGCATCCCAGGTGATCAACGTCGGCATCGACGCCTGGGGTTCGTTCCGCATCCTGCTGATGCTGCGGACCGTGCTGGTCCACTTCGAGCCCGACATGCTGCTGCTGTACATCGGCGTCAATGACAGCAATCGCCACGAATACGTCTATCGCGAACTTTGGGACGAGGAGAATTGGCGCTGGAAGTACTCGCTGTTCAACGATCCCGAGGGAACCCTGGCAGCCTCGGCCCTGGCGCAAGGCCTGTGCCGCATTGTCGAGGGTGTCCATATCCGCCGCGAAAAACCCATTGAGCAGCAACAGAGCGACATGACCCTTTTGCTGGAGGCGAACCTGCGAGACATTAAAAAGCTCTGTGATCGTCATGGCATACGAATGGTGATCGTGAGTGAGGCATTCACTCCGAGCAAGGGACGAAACTTGATCTATGAGCGGTTGGCGGATTTCGCTGAAGCCAATGAGGTTTCGTTTTTTGATATGCACGCCTGGTTCGCATCCCGTGGGCAGCAGTTATTTGAGGACTGCTTTATCGACAACGTGCATCCCAACGAGCACGGCGGTCGGCTGATGGCCCAGATCATCTCCAATTTCCTTGTGCAAAACCGGCTTGTCCCCCTGGACCAAGAGTCAGGCCGCCGATGA
- a CDS encoding SxtJ family membrane protein: protein MAQLSDKELKARIAERKQIIDFGVLLTGFLGLLACISAYKHGNAWPYLVGIGAGLGLLGLVFPKGLTPLYRVWMKLAMGLGWFTTRLVLTVFFFLVLTPSGLLARLLRADLIEKKFDKSAPTYWLEFPKRDYNPELYERRF from the coding sequence ATGGCACAGCTTAGCGATAAAGAGCTCAAAGCGCGCATTGCCGAGCGCAAACAGATCATCGACTTCGGTGTGCTGCTCACCGGATTCCTGGGCCTGCTGGCCTGCATCTCAGCCTATAAACACGGCAATGCCTGGCCCTATCTAGTTGGTATCGGGGCTGGTTTGGGCCTGCTGGGCCTGGTGTTTCCCAAGGGCCTGACCCCGCTATATCGGGTCTGGATGAAGCTGGCCATGGGCCTGGGCTGGTTCACCACGCGGCTGGTTTTGACCGTATTTTTCTTCCTGGTGCTTACGCCCTCGGGGCTGCTCGCGCGGCTTTTACGGGCCGACCTGATCGAAAAAAAGTTCGACAAATCAGCGCCTACATACTGGCTTGAATTCCCAAAAAGAGACTATAATCCGGAGCTTTACGAGCGTCGGTTCTAG
- a CDS encoding SGNH/GDSL hydrolase family protein, with protein MNRIDLPLLAVFAALPLEAWLVARLARINYSSALGLGLLHTSPIWVIMLGLALGNPHREAFLQLAVPLYLLFRISFILRRRGLFSRLSYGSTLLTVLGPILVLVCVWWATGSDPLHTCAILLLLAAAVLLARPRSRGQAELGRRAAWCFLPAALYFTWRHFSIEPPPALNGWLVTLALSGPVLLGYQLVEMGHRLRNPNLGLFCVALAFLALAESLLGNSYLEPHLKPMDMGAPTAITESILWTPPANKEEVVCQIVNRLAPLRGIERAELDKPAGVYRIIAVGGSATIGDCGIKPPQAWPAQLELALHEREYDAVEVLNGGVSAFGTFQISLLVENLMVFFEPEMIIAYVGFNDQFNHPPLIRSRYNALERSWNLSPLSDPANPLAQSALIQGLSRVVEGVKIHRDINTPKQERPEDYLLNLEDIRRSCHSRSIELVLVSEPFSPGCINQYPIHRATCAFAEQSHVPLFDLKAWFDKRGHDFFAPFFFDLVHPNIQGNKFVAELIANFLVSRQLIDVEHAQRPLHDTDSL; from the coding sequence ATGAACCGCATCGACCTTCCGCTGCTGGCGGTATTCGCGGCGCTCCCGCTCGAGGCCTGGCTCGTGGCCCGGCTGGCGCGCATCAACTACTCCAGCGCCCTTGGGTTGGGTCTGCTGCACACCTCGCCGATCTGGGTGATTATGCTCGGGCTGGCCCTGGGCAACCCTCATCGAGAGGCCTTTCTGCAACTGGCCGTCCCGCTCTACTTGTTGTTCAGGATCAGCTTCATACTGCGCCGCAGGGGCCTGTTCAGCAGGCTGTCGTACGGCAGCACCCTGCTGACCGTGCTCGGACCGATCCTGGTCCTGGTCTGCGTTTGGTGGGCGACGGGCTCCGACCCGCTGCACACCTGCGCGATCCTCCTGCTGCTGGCGGCGGCGGTGCTTCTCGCCCGGCCCCGCAGCCGGGGCCAGGCCGAGCTTGGCCGGCGCGCGGCCTGGTGCTTTCTGCCCGCTGCGCTCTATTTCACCTGGCGCCACTTCAGCATCGAGCCTCCCCCGGCGCTCAACGGCTGGCTGGTGACTCTGGCCCTGTCCGGCCCGGTGCTGTTGGGTTACCAGCTTGTGGAAATGGGCCATCGACTGCGCAATCCCAACCTCGGTCTGTTCTGCGTGGCCCTGGCCTTTCTCGCGCTGGCCGAGTCCCTGCTCGGGAACAGCTACCTGGAGCCGCACCTGAAGCCGATGGACATGGGCGCGCCCACGGCGATCACCGAGTCCATCCTCTGGACTCCGCCGGCTAATAAAGAGGAGGTGGTGTGCCAGATCGTGAACAGGCTGGCGCCGCTGCGCGGCATTGAGCGCGCGGAGCTGGACAAACCCGCGGGAGTCTACCGGATCATTGCGGTGGGCGGTTCGGCGACCATCGGCGACTGCGGGATCAAACCGCCTCAGGCTTGGCCGGCGCAGCTCGAGCTCGCGCTGCACGAGCGTGAATACGACGCGGTGGAGGTGCTCAACGGCGGGGTGAGCGCATTCGGCACCTTTCAGATCTCACTGTTGGTCGAAAACCTGATGGTCTTTTTCGAACCCGAAATGATCATCGCCTACGTCGGATTCAACGACCAGTTCAACCATCCGCCGCTGATTCGCAGCCGCTACAATGCCCTGGAGCGTAGCTGGAACCTCTCGCCGCTGTCCGATCCAGCCAACCCCCTCGCCCAATCGGCACTGATCCAAGGGCTGAGCAGAGTCGTCGAGGGGGTCAAGATCCACCGCGATATCAATACTCCGAAACAGGAACGGCCCGAGGACTACCTACTCAACCTTGAGGACATCAGGCGCAGCTGCCACAGCCGCTCCATCGAGCTGGTGCTGGTCTCCGAACCCTTTTCCCCGGGCTGTATTAATCAGTATCCGATCCATCGGGCGACCTGCGCTTTTGCCGAGCAAAGCCACGTCCCACTGTTCGATCTCAAGGCCTGGTTCGACAAACGCGGACATGATTTTTTCGCTCCCTTTTTCTTTGATCTGGTTCACCCTAATATCCAGGGGAACAAATTCGTTGCCGAGCTGATTGCCAATTTCCTGGTCTCCCGGCAGCTGATCGACGTGGAGCATGCGCAACGTCCTCTTCACGATACTGATAGCCTTTAG
- a CDS encoding DUF3187 family protein has protein sequence MRNVLFTILIAFSLLVALPAGAADVQYPLDGPLLVRHQGIAHLPHMLLLPRSGRVAQQQTALRATLTHANHWGWQGGPQPNYRIDLETTVLDLYGSLALGRHMELGLDIPMLWHKGGSMDAAIMRFHSAFGIDQEHRSRYPRNDQELWVAPRGKRTELLNEGSPWALPLNPSLCLTLALLDRMPVGPALALTVGSSLPLALGGSCYFRPPWFEPQLGLALSWQYKRFAMHLNAAYTHIGRERNLAGIRLRRGLSSLLLAPQLALSKSCTLSVQLIYDSPAFEDFGDMGNAGLLLAAGLRFTLAQGCSLELGAVENLMWFDATPDLSLFCGIKITGGR, from the coding sequence ATGCGCAACGTCCTCTTCACGATACTGATAGCCTTTAGCCTGCTGGTCGCGTTGCCGGCCGGAGCTGCGGACGTGCAGTATCCGCTGGACGGCCCGCTGCTGGTGCGCCATCAGGGGATCGCCCACCTGCCGCACATGCTGTTGCTGCCGCGCAGCGGCCGCGTGGCGCAGCAGCAGACCGCACTGCGCGCCACACTGACTCACGCCAACCACTGGGGCTGGCAGGGTGGCCCGCAGCCCAACTACCGCATTGACCTTGAGACCACGGTGCTCGACTTGTACGGCAGCTTAGCCTTGGGTCGCCACATGGAACTGGGCTTGGACATACCGATGCTGTGGCACAAAGGCGGCAGCATGGACGCGGCGATCATGCGCTTCCACTCAGCGTTCGGCATTGATCAGGAACACCGCTCGCGCTATCCGCGCAACGATCAGGAGCTGTGGGTTGCGCCGCGAGGCAAGCGGACAGAATTGCTCAATGAGGGCAGTCCCTGGGCCCTGCCGCTCAACCCATCGCTGTGCCTGACGCTGGCGCTGCTGGACCGCATGCCGGTCGGGCCGGCACTGGCGCTGACCGTGGGCTCCAGCCTGCCGCTGGCCCTGGGAGGCTCGTGCTACTTCCGGCCGCCGTGGTTCGAGCCGCAGCTCGGACTGGCACTGAGCTGGCAGTACAAGAGGTTCGCAATGCACCTCAACGCCGCCTATACGCACATCGGACGCGAGCGCAACCTGGCCGGGATACGGCTGCGCCGGGGGCTGAGTTCGCTGCTGCTGGCGCCGCAGCTTGCCCTGAGCAAAAGCTGCACGCTGAGCGTTCAATTGATCTACGACTCCCCTGCGTTCGAGGACTTCGGCGACATGGGCAACGCGGGCCTGCTGCTTGCCGCGGGCCTGCGTTTCACCCTTGCCCAGGGTTGCTCGCTGGAACTCGGGGCGGTGGAGAACCTGATGTGGTTCGACGCCACGCCCGACCTGAGCCTGTTCTGCGGAATCAAAATAACGGGTGGCCGCTGA